Proteins encoded in a region of the Atopobium sp. oral taxon 416 genome:
- a CDS encoding class II fructose-bisphosphate aldolase translates to MLTTTKEMLLNAQAGHYAVGAFNVENLEFVMAVIKAAEDKNSPVIMQTTPGTIKYANLDYFVAMVTTAAKSVRIPIALHLDHGDSFGRCMQALRAGYTSIMIDGSHVPFEDNIILTSSVTKVAGSMGVPVEAELGKVGGKEDDRPAVEGENPFTDPAEAEEFVARTHCTSLAVGVGTAHGIYKGTPHIEQEILKEIRKHVDIPLVLHGTSGVPDNQVAEAIQNGICKVNYATELRQAFTKGFMGYMIQNPACFDPKKPSKEGMHNIYQVVCSHMDNLGSTNKA, encoded by the coding sequence ATGCTTACCACAACAAAAGAGATGCTTTTGAACGCACAAGCCGGTCACTACGCAGTAGGTGCCTTTAATGTCGAGAACCTTGAGTTTGTAATGGCAGTCATTAAAGCCGCTGAAGATAAAAACTCTCCTGTCATAATGCAAACCACTCCAGGGACGATAAAGTACGCAAATCTGGACTACTTTGTCGCAATGGTCACAACCGCAGCAAAGAGTGTACGTATTCCGATAGCGCTGCATCTTGATCATGGTGATAGCTTTGGACGCTGTATGCAAGCACTCCGTGCAGGTTATACCTCCATTATGATCGACGGTTCACATGTACCCTTTGAAGACAACATAATCCTCACTTCCTCCGTCACCAAAGTAGCAGGCTCTATGGGAGTTCCTGTAGAAGCAGAACTCGGTAAAGTTGGTGGTAAGGAAGATGACAGACCAGCAGTAGAGGGAGAAAACCCTTTCACTGATCCAGCAGAAGCCGAGGAGTTCGTTGCGCGCACCCACTGCACCTCACTTGCAGTTGGGGTGGGAACCGCTCATGGTATATACAAAGGAACCCCACACATCGAGCAGGAAATCTTAAAGGAAATCCGCAAACATGTCGATATCCCCTTAGTCTTACATGGAACCTCTGGAGTACCTGACAATCAAGTAGCAGAGGCCATCCAAAACGGTATCTGCAAAGTCAACTATGCAACCGAGTTGCGCCAAGCATTTACTAAAGGATTTATGGGCTATATGATCCAAAATCCTGCATGCTTTGATCCGAAGAAGCCGAGCAAAGAAGGTATGCATAACATCTATCAAGTAGTTTGTTCGCATATGGACAACTTAGGCTCAACCAATAAGGCTTAA
- a CDS encoding transposase, which translates to MSKTTRKTYSASFKMAVALEVAKEQETLSQVAAKHGVSPSLAAAWRDELLAGADSIFGRTKEERERKEQEEAAQRKYDEALKTIRQLTVERDFLQRFCDRNGYDPKA; encoded by the coding sequence ATGTCCAAGACGACGAGGAAGACATACAGCGCGAGCTTCAAGATGGCCGTCGCGCTGGAGGTCGCGAAGGAGCAGGAGACGCTCTCGCAGGTGGCAGCCAAGCACGGCGTGAGCCCGTCGCTCGCCGCTGCATGGAGGGACGAGCTTCTTGCAGGCGCCGACAGCATATTCGGCAGGACGAAGGAGGAGCGCGAGAGAAAGGAGCAGGAGGAGGCCGCGCAGAGAAAGTACGACGAAGCCCTGAAGACGATCAGGCAGCTCACCGTCGAGCGCGACTTCCTCCAGAGGTTTTGTGACAGGAACGGATACGACCCCAAGGCGTGA
- a CDS encoding integrase core domain-containing protein, producing the protein MRLSVGRTGSCHDNALAESLFATLKNEWYYHKRLLDASTTKHKAHEFNRVVLQPLPPA; encoded by the coding sequence GTGAGGCTCTCCGTGGGGAGAACCGGAAGCTGCCACGACAATGCGCTCGCCGAATCGCTTTTCGCCACGCTCAAGAACGAATGGTACTACCATAAGCGCCTCTTAGACGCATCCACGACCAAGCACAAGGCACACGAGTTTAATCGAGTCGTACTACAACCGCTTCCGCCCGCATAA
- a CDS encoding transposase yields the protein MVSRGSALFGKQEVLQKGGARERYKELISQNELLAACDIAGEMLCRAYAYRQEKRMRDAMERVVEVCRGTGDRHFEWFARLVESHMDGIVAHARHHISSGKVEGTNQMIKTLSRAG from the coding sequence GTGGTATCAAGGGGCAGCGCCCTTTTCGGCAAGCAGGAGGTCCTGCAGAAGGGAGGGGCCAGGGAGCGCTACAAGGAGCTGATCTCGCAGAACGAGCTGCTTGCCGCCTGCGACATCGCGGGTGAGATGCTCTGCCGGGCGTATGCCTACCGGCAGGAGAAGCGCATGCGCGATGCCATGGAGAGGGTCGTCGAGGTCTGCCGCGGCACCGGCGACAGGCACTTCGAGTGGTTCGCCAGGCTCGTTGAGAGCCACATGGACGGCATCGTCGCGCATGCCAGGCACCATATCAGCAGCGGCAAGGTCGAAGGCACGAACCAGATGATCAAGACGCTCAGCAGGGCAGGCTAG
- a CDS encoding IS3 family transposase, with product MPRTTLLRDANGAHHFGADAPNEVWITHVTKFRIPDGKAYLSSIVDCFDGMPISWSVSCSPDAEMANSSLLGTCSQLGEGEHPIVHSDRGCHYRWPGWIGICSEYGLRRSMSRKGSSPDNARAEGLFGRLKVEFFYGCDWTGVTMERFMELLDEYLVWYRDERIKSDLGYRSPMQYRKDLGLAA from the coding sequence ATGCCTCGGACAACCCTGCTCAGGGACGCAAACGGCGCCCACCATTTCGGCGCCGATGCCCCCAACGAGGTATGGATCACGCACGTCACGAAATTCAGGATCCCTGACGGCAAGGCCTACCTCTCTTCCATAGTCGACTGCTTCGACGGCATGCCCATAAGCTGGAGCGTCTCCTGCTCTCCCGATGCCGAGATGGCCAACTCGTCGCTTCTCGGCACATGCAGCCAGCTCGGGGAGGGCGAGCATCCGATCGTCCACAGCGACCGCGGCTGCCACTACAGGTGGCCCGGATGGATCGGCATCTGCAGCGAATATGGCCTCAGGAGATCGATGTCGCGCAAGGGCTCAAGCCCCGACAATGCCAGGGCGGAGGGACTGTTCGGAAGGCTGAAAGTGGAGTTCTTCTACGGATGCGACTGGACGGGAGTCACGATGGAGAGGTTCATGGAGCTTCTGGACGAGTATCTGGTATGGTATCGGGACGAGAGGATCAAGAGCGATCTCGGATACAGGAGCCCCATGCAGTACCGGAAGGATCTGGGGCTGGCAGCGTAG
- a CDS encoding ATP-binding protein: MGRAEVVLLISKTGCGKSFLCQALGNAACSKLIPTRYLRLADVFDRLNRSRAFDAASYYSFMDDLKSVQLLILDDFLTTPITTQNAVDLFEILEGHNEKVATLIASQLEPHEWYLWIEGESMADSILGRVASAARRYDLDGPDMQRYFAKDMPEL; the protein is encoded by the coding sequence GTGGGAAGGGCCGAAGTGGTCCTGCTCATATCGAAGACGGGCTGCGGGAAGAGCTTCCTGTGCCAGGCGCTGGGCAACGCAGCATGCAGCAAGCTCATCCCCACGCGCTACTTGCGCCTCGCCGACGTGTTCGACAGGCTTAACCGCTCGAGGGCATTCGATGCCGCCTCCTACTATAGCTTCATGGATGACCTGAAGAGCGTCCAGCTCCTGATCCTGGACGACTTCCTCACCACTCCGATTACCACGCAGAATGCAGTCGACCTCTTCGAGATCCTGGAGGGACACAACGAGAAGGTGGCCACGCTCATAGCCTCCCAGCTGGAGCCCCATGAATGGTATCTTTGGATAGAGGGCGAGTCGATGGCCGACTCGATCCTGGGCCGCGTCGCATCCGCAGCGAGGCGCTACGACCTCGACGGTCCTGACATGCAAAGGTATTTCGCGAAGGACATGCCCGAGCTGTAG
- a CDS encoding 1-phosphofructokinase family hexose kinase, with protein sequence MIYTLTANPAVDLNETCGVVKPNSVIRTRDAVFTPNGKGLNVSFTLKHFGCDTSILGFFAGFTGDYIISGAEQWGVHVIPVHCKGITRVNLFLSTSSSAEYKFVNAGTTIDAAEESQMIEILENIKNLDCLVVSGSLPPGTSNNFLSRVIDTVKLRGGEVVLDISSLQLRTLIGKGLLLIKPNDDELRDIFNIDVKDDKSAKYAMQYLHQHGAKNVLLTLGASGAYFSNGESIWRAKNTLPISVLSSACAGDGTLGSFLSVWFNDQTAIEEALVLCQAVGSNIVESPGLGNFSHVEKYKKYIQIDRL encoded by the coding sequence ATGATTTATACATTAACGGCTAATCCTGCAGTTGATCTAAATGAAACGTGCGGCGTTGTCAAACCAAATTCTGTGATACGAACTAGAGATGCCGTATTTACTCCAAATGGGAAGGGTCTTAACGTCTCGTTTACCTTGAAGCACTTTGGTTGTGATACCAGTATTTTAGGATTCTTCGCAGGTTTTACTGGAGATTACATAATTTCAGGTGCTGAACAATGGGGCGTTCATGTGATTCCAGTACATTGCAAAGGTATTACACGTGTAAATTTATTTCTCTCTACATCGTCAAGTGCAGAATATAAATTTGTGAATGCAGGCACAACAATAGATGCTGCAGAAGAATCACAAATGATCGAAATTCTTGAAAATATCAAGAATCTAGATTGCCTAGTGGTATCAGGATCCTTACCACCTGGGACATCGAATAATTTTCTTAGTCGAGTGATCGATACCGTTAAATTACGTGGGGGTGAGGTTGTTCTTGATATATCGAGTCTTCAACTAAGAACTTTGATTGGAAAAGGGCTTCTACTCATAAAGCCAAATGATGATGAGCTGCGGGACATTTTCAATATTGATGTCAAGGACGATAAAAGTGCAAAATATGCGATGCAATATCTTCATCAGCATGGCGCTAAGAACGTTCTTCTGACCTTAGGGGCCAGCGGAGCCTACTTTTCAAATGGAGAGTCAATATGGCGAGCAAAAAATACACTGCCAATTTCGGTTCTTTCCAGTGCCTGTGCAGGTGATGGCACCCTCGGCAGCTTTTTATCGGTATGGTTTAATGATCAGACTGCTATTGAGGAGGCATTAGTCTTATGCCAAGCTGTAGGTTCAAATATTGTGGAGAGTCCGGGACTTGGTAATTTTTCTCATGTAGAAAAGTATAAGAAATATATTCAAATAGACAGACTTTGA
- a CDS encoding zinc-binding dehydrogenase: protein MSELMKTAVFHGINDISLEECERPHAYGNKVLVKIDCCALCTWEQRVYTGVNNVEYPFIGGHETSGTIVELGEDINTREWAVGDKVVVGNTCPCGDCYYCKTFEEQTCSHFSHSLQLEGLPYHGMGGLSEYMLVNTHSLFKYYNASPQEASLIEPLSCVVHSVETADIQLGDFVLIIGCGIMGQLHVQLSKKRGAVVIVSEINKERADLAKKNGADYVIDPSNENLTEKVLEYTHRLKCQVVFDTTPFPTVLQEAYTCVSNAGKVILYSSIHPRSGESKLVPIDAGWMHSWSIKTLGTANSNSRDFVRAAALVSGGIVNLKPFVSGIYHESQVKDAFEKAIEGSSYRIVVNFDQE, encoded by the coding sequence ATGAGTGAACTGATGAAAACTGCAGTTTTTCATGGCATTAATGATATATCGCTTGAAGAATGCGAACGTCCGCACGCATATGGCAATAAAGTACTCGTCAAAATAGATTGTTGTGCGCTTTGTACGTGGGAGCAGCGTGTCTATACAGGAGTAAATAATGTTGAATACCCATTCATCGGTGGGCATGAAACCTCAGGTACGATTGTTGAGCTTGGAGAAGACATAAACACAAGAGAATGGGCAGTAGGAGATAAGGTAGTTGTGGGAAATACCTGTCCTTGTGGCGATTGCTATTATTGCAAGACTTTTGAAGAGCAGACTTGCAGCCACTTTAGTCACAGCTTGCAGCTAGAAGGTCTGCCATATCATGGTATGGGAGGCTTATCTGAGTATATGCTTGTAAATACTCATAGTCTATTTAAGTATTACAATGCTTCTCCACAGGAAGCCTCATTAATTGAGCCTCTTTCATGTGTCGTACATAGCGTGGAGACAGCAGACATTCAACTCGGCGATTTCGTTCTTATTATTGGCTGTGGGATCATGGGACAATTGCATGTGCAGCTTTCGAAAAAGCGTGGTGCAGTTGTAATTGTTTCCGAGATAAATAAAGAGCGTGCTGATTTAGCAAAGAAGAATGGCGCCGATTATGTGATTGATCCATCTAATGAAAACCTTACAGAAAAAGTTTTGGAATATACACATAGATTAAAGTGTCAAGTGGTTTTTGACACAACTCCGTTCCCTACTGTTCTCCAAGAAGCATATACATGTGTCTCGAATGCAGGAAAGGTTATCTTGTATAGTTCCATTCATCCGAGATCAGGTGAGAGCAAACTTGTTCCAATTGATGCAGGTTGGATGCATAGTTGGTCAATTAAAACATTGGGTACAGCTAACTCAAATTCTAGAGATTTTGTTCGTGCGGCTGCATTAGTTTCCGGGGGTATTGTAAACCTTAAACCTTTTGTAAGCGGTATATATCATGAAAGTCAAGTTAAGGATGCTTTTGAAAAGGCTATTGAGGGAAGCTCCTATCGCATAGTTGTTAATTTTGATCAGGAGTAA
- a CDS encoding PTS system mannose/fructose/sorbose family transporter subunit IID, protein MMANAQTNTQTEKRVSLSKSDVTRTFWKWTFASHANYNYERMQASGLLFSMSHIHDKLYPRNKQAKIDFMKRHMEFYNTEPHYGGMVNGLALAMEEEKANNPAITGEAISAVKTGLMGPMAGIGDTLWQGTLSPILLAIGVSLASGGSSAGAIFFAISMFVIQTSIGYFMFMTGYKQGRGGVERLLGSGRIQNLITAASIMGSIVLGALAAQYVTASANFSIVIGEASLNIQTDVLDHLLIGLLPLAFTLGCWYMLKVKQMKSTRVLLIIVLIAAVLGALGILTPVA, encoded by the coding sequence ATGATGGCAAATGCTCAAACTAATACGCAAACAGAAAAACGCGTATCTTTATCTAAATCTGATGTCACGAGAACGTTCTGGAAATGGACTTTTGCTAGTCACGCTAATTACAATTATGAACGTATGCAAGCTTCTGGCCTTCTCTTCTCGATGTCCCATATACACGATAAACTTTATCCTAGAAATAAGCAAGCCAAGATTGACTTTATGAAGCGTCATATGGAGTTTTACAATACGGAACCGCATTATGGTGGTATGGTCAATGGACTGGCTCTTGCTATGGAAGAAGAAAAAGCTAATAACCCAGCTATTACAGGTGAAGCTATCTCTGCAGTAAAAACCGGGCTTATGGGTCCTATGGCTGGTATTGGTGATACTTTGTGGCAAGGTACCTTATCCCCCATTTTACTTGCAATTGGTGTCTCCCTTGCAAGTGGGGGATCTTCAGCGGGTGCAATATTTTTTGCTATCTCAATGTTTGTCATTCAAACTTCTATTGGCTATTTCATGTTCATGACAGGCTATAAACAGGGCAGAGGTGGCGTTGAGCGTTTGCTGGGCAGCGGTCGAATCCAGAATCTTATTACTGCAGCTTCTATCATGGGTTCCATAGTATTAGGCGCACTTGCTGCACAATACGTTACTGCCTCAGCTAATTTCTCTATTGTAATAGGAGAAGCATCACTTAATATTCAAACAGACGTACTCGACCATTTGCTGATTGGTCTTCTTCCGCTTGCTTTCACTTTAGGATGCTGGTACATGCTTAAAGTTAAGCAGATGAAATCAACTCGTGTTCTGCTGATAATCGTACTGATTGCTGCTGTTCTTGGTGCTCTAGGTATTTTGACACCAGTTGCTTAG
- a CDS encoding PTS sugar transporter subunit IIC, whose translation MHITLFQAFLVGVVYYLSINGTPWTTLLGSTILRTPLVGGLLTGLILGNPMQGALIGAAIQLPYIAYISAGGSVPTDPGLAGTLGTALALAANVDPNTAIAIATPIGLLGTIVWVVHMTVDVPFVHMCDRAADRGDMKALTFWHLVPPQIVAFLIGTIPVMLGVYYGSGVVTNIINTLQGRPLETLQVIGGILPAIGIGMNLRSLDRSYVIPLFIFGFVISAYSGLSTLPLAILAGIAASLITGVMNNISTQQKQRIQAAPVAANVSDDVASDDSDADFE comes from the coding sequence ATGCATATTACACTATTTCAAGCATTTCTCGTTGGTGTTGTGTATTACTTAAGCATCAACGGAACACCTTGGACTACGTTACTTGGCTCAACAATTCTTAGAACACCACTAGTAGGTGGTCTTCTGACCGGCCTCATTTTAGGTAATCCGATGCAGGGAGCTCTTATTGGTGCTGCTATTCAACTGCCATATATTGCGTATATTTCAGCAGGAGGATCTGTACCAACTGACCCAGGCTTAGCTGGAACACTTGGCACTGCACTTGCCCTTGCGGCAAATGTAGACCCCAATACTGCAATCGCAATTGCAACCCCAATAGGATTGCTTGGGACTATCGTTTGGGTTGTACACATGACGGTTGATGTACCGTTTGTACATATGTGCGATCGAGCAGCTGACAGAGGCGACATGAAAGCGTTGACATTCTGGCATTTAGTTCCTCCTCAAATAGTTGCTTTTTTGATTGGTACAATTCCTGTAATGCTCGGTGTGTATTACGGATCTGGTGTTGTAACAAACATTATTAATACATTGCAAGGACGTCCGCTTGAGACATTGCAGGTTATTGGTGGCATTTTACCAGCTATCGGCATTGGTATGAACTTACGTTCTCTCGATCGTTCCTATGTAATTCCATTATTTATTTTTGGTTTTGTCATCTCAGCATATTCTGGTTTAAGCACTCTCCCTCTGGCTATTTTGGCTGGTATCGCAGCTTCCCTTATTACTGGGGTTATGAACAATATTTCTACTCAACAGAAACAACGGATTCAAGCAGCTCCTGTGGCTGCAAATGTCTCAGATGATGTCGCTTCTGATGATTCTGATGCTGATTTTGAGTGA
- a CDS encoding PTS mannose/fructose/sorbose transporter subunit IIAB: MVGIVIATHGSLAEGFKSAVELLVGPQEHVETLGLFHGDDPAAFEEKFAKAIDGVDTGDGVLCLVDLLGGTPSNVVLKLMKERPIRALAGVNLPAVIQAIFMRDQIGLEDLSREVFKAQREGVVDLNKKLTSMLSPEQMQNKQAKMEPGAAPAVNVSNTMQDYPSSSNKGKVVLCRIDDRLIHGQVMTSWVKSTGANKIMIVDDETAANPFLKTVYKGAVPSNVRVGVFNEKKAADRLIKGFKPTDRVIVLAKYPQTFLSLVNRGASISQIIIGGMGARGNRTKFYRNISATDEERQIFRELIAKGIDVEIQILADDLQVKITKLLK, translated from the coding sequence GTGGTCGGTATTGTTATTGCCACGCATGGCTCACTAGCCGAAGGTTTTAAATCGGCAGTAGAGCTGTTGGTTGGTCCACAGGAGCATGTTGAAACTCTCGGGCTTTTTCATGGAGATGATCCTGCGGCATTTGAGGAAAAATTCGCTAAAGCAATTGATGGGGTTGATACAGGAGATGGTGTCTTATGTCTTGTTGATTTACTAGGTGGTACACCTTCAAATGTCGTGTTGAAATTAATGAAAGAACGTCCGATACGGGCGCTTGCAGGTGTCAATTTACCTGCAGTAATTCAAGCTATTTTCATGCGGGATCAGATAGGGCTCGAGGATTTATCGCGTGAAGTATTTAAAGCACAACGGGAGGGTGTAGTTGATCTTAATAAAAAACTTACAAGCATGTTATCACCAGAACAAATGCAAAATAAGCAAGCAAAAATGGAACCTGGTGCGGCCCCTGCTGTGAATGTCTCTAACACAATGCAAGACTATCCTTCCTCTTCCAATAAAGGAAAGGTAGTTCTTTGCCGTATTGATGATCGTCTGATTCATGGTCAGGTAATGACCTCTTGGGTTAAATCAACTGGTGCAAATAAAATTATGATTGTCGATGATGAAACTGCTGCAAATCCCTTCTTGAAGACTGTGTATAAAGGAGCTGTACCCTCCAATGTCCGAGTTGGTGTTTTTAATGAGAAGAAGGCAGCGGATCGTTTGATTAAGGGGTTTAAACCAACCGACAGAGTCATTGTGCTTGCAAAATATCCTCAGACTTTCCTCTCGTTAGTTAATAGAGGTGCTTCAATTTCTCAGATCATTATTGGTGGAATGGGTGCACGTGGAAATCGCACTAAGTTTTACCGGAACATTTCAGCGACTGACGAAGAAAGACAGATTTTTAGGGAACTTATAGCGAAAGGGATTGACGTTGAAATTCAAATTCTTGCTGATGACCTACAAGTAAAAATTACAAAACTACTCAAATAA
- a CDS encoding transposase has protein sequence MLKSCADTRKRKDCDARAGKVVSRGSALFGKQEALQKGGARKCYEELISQNELLATCDIVDEMLAQAYSCTDADAMERIVDTCRGTKDRHFARLVESHMDGIIAHARHHISSGRVEVTNCMIKTLRRAG, from the coding sequence ATCCTTAAGTCCTGTGCCGACACCAGGAAGAGGAAGGATTGCGATGCACGCGCCGGCAAGGTCGTCTCAAGGGGAAGCGCCCTCTTCGGCAAGCAGGAGGCCCTGCAGAAGGGAGGGGCCAGGAAGTGCTACGAGGAGCTCATATCCCAAAACGAGCTGCTTGCTACCTGCGACATCGTAGATGAGATGCTCGCGCAGGCCTATTCGTGCACCGATGCGGATGCGATGGAGAGGATCGTGGACACGTGCCGTGGCACGAAAGACAGGCACTTCGCCAGGCTCGTGGAGAGCCACATGGACGGCATCATCGCGCATGCGCGCCACCATATCAGCAGTGGCAGGGTCGAAGTCACCAACTGCATGATCAAGACGCTCAGAAGGGCAGGCTAG
- a CDS encoding helix-turn-helix domain-containing protein has protein sequence MCHYTHLSLQERDCIATLHAEGRSIAYIAAEIGKDSCSVCHKLKRNARHGRFRACAAQKEGG, from the coding sequence ATGTGCCACTACACACATCTTAGCCTACAGGAGAGGGACTGCATAGCCACGCTGCATGCAGAGGGAAGGTCAATTGCCTATATCGCGGCAGAGATCGGCAAGGACAGCTGCAGCGTCTGCCACAAGCTCAAGAGAAACGCACGCCACGGCCGCTTTAGGGCATGTGCTGCCCAAAAGGAGGGCGGATGA
- a CDS encoding class II aldolase/adducin family protein, whose product MLEAYKEEVLRIAQRAQRDGLCKHRSGNFSYRDTESGLIAITPSGVDREKLQAKDILIIDGEGHIQENLSNLRPTSETLMHLAIYKTRPSTHAIVHTHSLYATSFAILGKQIPAVVYEALNLGLSRGRIPVAPYARPGSEELAQSIVGPCKEAQCFLLERHGVVACDDSSLDEAYLKASYVEEVAHLYYNTLVINHNQEPPALSQQELDAWKYPDQVEH is encoded by the coding sequence ATGCTCGAGGCGTACAAGGAAGAAGTTTTGAGAATAGCGCAGCGAGCACAGCGAGATGGTCTCTGCAAGCATCGCTCTGGCAACTTCTCATATAGAGATACCGAATCCGGTTTGATTGCGATCACGCCCTCAGGGGTCGACCGGGAGAAGCTTCAGGCGAAAGACATCCTGATTATCGATGGTGAGGGACACATACAGGAGAATCTCTCAAATCTGCGCCCCACGAGTGAGACCCTGATGCATTTGGCGATCTACAAGACGAGACCTTCAACTCATGCAATCGTGCATACACACTCGCTGTATGCCACCTCATTTGCGATTTTGGGCAAGCAGATCCCGGCTGTGGTCTACGAGGCCCTCAATCTAGGGTTAAGCAGGGGCCGCATTCCGGTTGCTCCCTATGCGCGTCCGGGCTCAGAGGAGTTGGCGCAGAGCATCGTCGGACCTTGCAAGGAAGCCCAGTGCTTTTTGCTTGAACGACACGGTGTGGTGGCCTGCGATGACAGCTCACTGGATGAGGCGTACCTCAAGGCGAGCTATGTGGAAGAGGTTGCACATCTCTATTACAACACCCTCGTTATCAACCACAACCAGGAGCCGCCGGCGCTTTCACAGCAGGAACTCGATGCCTGGAAGTACCCCGATCAGGTTGAGCACTGA
- the mtnK gene encoding S-methyl-5-thioribose kinase, translated as MSRFDHYFEMDEQDVVDYILEKDIGIDWDKDTIKAVMPAEHGNINYVFRVSDAKGHSVYVKQAGEQTRISKDMKPSKDRNKLESEILGIEDKLAPGMVPRVYFYDTTMCACAMEDCSDYEVMRDAMLEHKTFPHFADDISTFMVDTLLLSSDVVMDHIEKKKLVRKFINPDLEDITEKLVLMEPYNDLNHRNNVYPPNREFVEKQLYQDKALHLEVAKLKFKFMTDAQALIQGDLHTGSIFVKPDSTKVFDSEFGTYAPMGYDTGNIVANLIFAYDNGLAADDTKFCDWTLTTIRDIVDMFIEKFNKAFDEHVTEPMATVPGFKEWYLSSILDDTAGFAGTELHRRTVGMANVVDVTSIKDKKKRLLAERINILCGKELIMHQSFFRKGQDYLNAIARAKETAEATLK; from the coding sequence ATGTCTCGTTTCGACCACTATTTTGAGATGGATGAGCAGGATGTGGTTGACTACATCTTGGAGAAGGATATCGGTATCGACTGGGATAAGGATACGATTAAAGCAGTCATGCCGGCCGAGCACGGCAATATCAACTATGTGTTTAGAGTATCCGATGCAAAGGGCCACTCGGTCTATGTGAAGCAGGCCGGCGAGCAGACCCGTATCTCCAAGGATATGAAGCCCTCAAAGGACCGTAACAAGTTGGAGTCTGAGATCTTGGGGATTGAGGACAAACTTGCCCCTGGTATGGTCCCGCGCGTTTATTTCTATGACACTACGATGTGCGCCTGTGCGATGGAGGACTGCTCGGACTACGAGGTCATGCGTGATGCTATGCTCGAGCACAAGACCTTTCCGCACTTTGCTGACGATATCTCGACCTTCATGGTCGACACCCTGTTGCTTTCCAGCGATGTGGTGATGGACCATATCGAGAAGAAGAAGCTCGTGAGGAAGTTCATCAACCCGGATTTGGAAGACATCACTGAGAAGCTCGTGCTGATGGAGCCCTATAACGATCTCAACCACCGCAACAACGTCTATCCGCCTAACCGTGAGTTCGTGGAGAAGCAGCTCTATCAGGACAAGGCGCTGCATCTGGAGGTGGCCAAGCTGAAGTTTAAGTTCATGACCGATGCACAGGCTTTGATCCAAGGCGACCTGCACACCGGCTCAATTTTCGTTAAGCCGGACTCCACTAAGGTCTTTGACTCTGAGTTCGGCACCTATGCCCCAATGGGCTACGATACCGGCAACATCGTGGCGAATCTGATCTTTGCCTATGATAATGGATTGGCAGCCGACGACACGAAGTTCTGCGACTGGACGCTCACGACCATCCGCGACATTGTCGACATGTTTATTGAAAAGTTCAACAAAGCCTTTGATGAGCACGTGACCGAGCCGATGGCAACAGTGCCGGGCTTCAAAGAGTGGTACCTGAGCTCTATCCTCGATGACACCGCAGGCTTTGCCGGCACCGAGCTGCACCGCCGTACTGTGGGCATGGCCAACGTCGTCGACGTGACCTCCATCAAGGACAAGAAGAAGCGCCTATTAGCCGAGCGCATCAACATCCTGTGCGGCAAAGAGCTCATCATGCATCAGAGCTTCTTCCGCAAAGGTCAGGATTACCTCAATGCAATCGCACGCGCCAAGGAAACTGCTGAAGCGACGCTTAAGTAG